The genomic segment CTATCGTTTAAAAATCCAGGAAGAGCGCAAAAGTGCTACCTATAATTGCGCTACGATAACGAAGCTGTGGAGCCGCATCCAGAAGCAAAGCTCAGGCGAGGCCTATATCGCTCAGCAGGGCATCCAGCTTGCTTCCTTTAATGACCGCCGCTTCGACCTCCGTGCCCTTGTCCAGAAGAACGGGCAGGGCAGATGGGAAATGACAGGAATCGGCGCAAGGGTCGCCGGCTCCTCGAGCATTACGACTCATGTGCCTCGCGGCGGAATGATTGAAGATCCGGAGAAGCTGCTCATTAGTTCTTTTAATGCAGAGCAGGCGCGTAGAATACTACTGAAAGCTAAACGTACCGCCTTGCTGATAGCGAGGCAGATCGAGCGCGGCTCTGGGCAAACGCTTGGCGAGATGTCGATGGACCTTGGAATAGACAGCTTGGGCAGCGTTTGGTTTTTCGAGGCCAATTCCAAGCCAATGAAATTCGACGAACCTCATATCCGTCAAAAATCGCTTGAGCGTATTTTTCAATACGGCTTATATTTAACAAATAAAAAAGCGGGCAAGGCAGGAGGCGTTTAATGATGGAAGTGCAGCTGCTCACTCCTAAACAATGGAACTGCTATCGCAATCGACTGGCTGATTTTGCTGTTCAGTATAGCGATAAGAGATTGACAGCTGCCTCCATTCAAGCCTTTCGCGCCTTGAATTCTGCCCAGCTCGTCCCATCAGTTGATGCTGCAAATTCCGAGGCAGCCGTTTCAATTGCCAGGCAAGGCTCACGTTTACTTGGCGTGGGCTTCGCAATAAATGGCAGCAAGCAGGAATGCTTTTTCGTCGTTCATCCAGAAGCCCGCGAGCTTGGCGTCGGAACGACTGTCGCTCGGAGTTTAATAAGCAGATTAGGCCAATTAACCTGTCATGTTGCGGTCGACAACATTCCGAGCATGGCACTATGCTTCCGCCTTGGAATGAGCGCGGTATCTATGTTCACCGGACCGACCGGCAAGCCGACGCTACGTTTTGAAAGGAGAACTTCTAATGACGCAGCCTGTACTCGGAATATTGACGCTATACCTCAATGAGAACGGTATGCTTGAAGAACGGGATATTTACCGTAAAATGACAACTGCTGGCCGCAAGCTGGGTCTCGACATTATTATTTTCACCCCTCAAGACGTCAACTACAAACAAAATCGCATTCATGCGTTAATTTATAATGAAACATCCAAAAAATGGTCGCGAAAATGGACCCCGCTTCCGCACATGATTTTTGACCGCTGCCGCATTCAACGTACTTATCGGTTCGATCAATTGCTGCAATTCCGATCCCGCTATAGCCATCTCAACTTCCTCAACCGCCCGCTTCGCAACAAATGGACGATACATCGAACATTGATAAAGGACGCCCGATTTAAAAACTATCTACCTGCAGCACGCATTGCAGAAAATGCCCAAGTCGTAACCGAGATGCTGCGCAAACATCCGCTTATTTACCTTAAACCGATTAACGGCACAGGTGGCAGAGGCATTTTGCGCATTGAGCGAAAACAAAGCGGAAGCCTTCTCATTCAAGGCCGCGATCAAGCAAGACGAATTATTAGCCCACAAAAAATAAATGCAGCCTCCTTAAGCGGCTATTTATCCGCATGGGATTTAAAAGGTACCCGTTATATAGCCCAGCAGGGCATCCACCTCAAGCTTCCAAGCGGACGTGTGCATGATTACCGCATGCTCGTCCAAAAAAACGGGGAAGGCGCTTGGAGCGTAACAGGCTGCGCGGGCCGAGTAGGGCCTCCTGGCAGCGTAACCTCCAACCTTCACGGAGGAGGCCATGCTGTTCCCATGAATGAACTGCTGCAGCAATGGGTAAGCGATGCCTCACTCGTTAAAGAGATCGAGGCGGACGCCGAACAGTTCAGCATTAATGTCGCCAAACATCTCGAGCAGGTTTATGGGCGGCTTTGTGAGCTTGCTCTCGATCTGGCTATTGACCGAAAGGGCCAAATCTGGCTGCTTGAAGTCAATCCCAAACCAGCAAGGGAAGTATTCGCCCAAGCGGGCGAGAGAGAGGCTTACAACCAGGCGATTATTAAACCTTTAGAATACGCCCTATGGCTTTATCGGCAGAAAAAAACTGGAAAAGCCAAAAACACCATTACTAATACCAACAACAGCAGCAGCTTGACCCATATGGATGGCTTAAGCAAATCCTCGACCGATTCCGCCTAATGATTCACATAAAAAAGAACCTGGCTGTGTGACGTCATCTTCGAGACGCCATAACCAGGTTCTTATTATTACAATTCGTTTAAGCCTCAGCCAACAGCTCTACGATATCCGGCAACTTGGCAATCAGCACATCTGCTCCCGCAAGTTCGGTATCTCGTCCATAGCTTGCATAAGCGCAGCCAATTACTTTAAGCCCGTTTGCTTTTCCCGCCTCCACATCAGAAGAACGGTCCCCAACCATCCATGCCGATGCAATTTGATGATCTTTCAATAATTGAGCAACCAAATCTACTTTCGTAGCCGTTTGGTATTCCCCTGCACTATACAATCCGTCAAACAAATCATAAATGCCCTTGAAGCGTGCCACACCACGCACATATTCTTCCAGCCCGTTGCTGGCTACGAACAGCTTGATGCCATACTCCTTAAGCTTTCTCAGCATTTCTTCCGCTTGAGGATACAATCTGCCTTCCCCTGCTTCCAGGTGTTCCAGCTCATAACGCAGCATCAGCTCGTCAGCGCGTCTATGAGCCGCCTCTGAAGCGTCAGGCATAACTTTACGCCAAATATCTTCCAGCAACATGCCAAGGCAGCTGAGCAGCCGCTCAATAGGCGGTGTTGGCTGATTATACAGGCCTTCTTCACGCAACGTTTGAAACAACCGCTCGTGAACAGATACTAACAGTGTATCCGTCTCAAACAACGTTCCATCCATATCAAAAATAACCGCTTCCGGCTTCGTCCACTTCTCTCCCGCCATATGTAAGTGCCTCCTCGAATTATGTGTCCTTATCATACTAATTATGCTGAGCCCCCGCAAGCACTAACGCGTTAGGCCCATACCTCTGGCTCTTTCTAATCCCTTCTAAAAAGCCATAACGCCGCATCAAGTAATGGTTTTATTTCAAACTTAGAGTCATTCAAGAAAGCGGCTCTGTCCTAAAGAGACTCTGCTGTTTTTGTTGCTTACAGGCATTATCCCCTTAGCTCAGAAAACTTTTTCCATCTACGATCCTAACTAATTGACTTCCTATCATCATTTCGATAGAATAAGAACATAAGTTCCCATCAGAGTGAGGTGTTAGCGATGCCTACTATTTCTGAGTCTATTGCAAAGTTCGATAGTCGCTTTTCCACTAACGAAGCATGCTATTCTTTTTTCTATAGTATTAAATGGCCAGAAGGTTTCCGCTGTCCTCGTTGCAATCACCATGCAGCCTATAGGATCACTTCGCGTTTCTCTGATTTATATCAATGCTATTCATGCCGTCATCAGACGACACTAACCGCTGGAACTCTCATGGACAAAAGCCGAACACCATTGCGCAAATGGTTGCTTGTGTTATTTCTAATCTCCCTGCACCAAATTCAGATTAACGCTGTTCAAATATCAATAGCTCTGCATGTTACTTATAAAACAGCCTGGGGCATGCTCCACAAAATTCGCCAATTTATAAGCCAAGCCGATGAACATGAAAAGTTATCTGGT from the Paenibacillus sp. BIHB 4019 genome contains:
- a CDS encoding GNAT family N-acetyltransferase, which codes for MMEVQLLTPKQWNCYRNRLADFAVQYSDKRLTAASIQAFRALNSAQLVPSVDAANSEAAVSIARQGSRLLGVGFAINGSKQECFFVVHPEARELGVGTTVARSLISRLGQLTCHVAVDNIPSMALCFRLGMSAVSMFTGPTGKPTLRFERRTSNDAACTRNIDAIPQ
- a CDS encoding YheC/YheD family protein, encoding MTQPVLGILTLYLNENGMLEERDIYRKMTTAGRKLGLDIIIFTPQDVNYKQNRIHALIYNETSKKWSRKWTPLPHMIFDRCRIQRTYRFDQLLQFRSRYSHLNFLNRPLRNKWTIHRTLIKDARFKNYLPAARIAENAQVVTEMLRKHPLIYLKPINGTGGRGILRIERKQSGSLLIQGRDQARRIISPQKINAASLSGYLSAWDLKGTRYIAQQGIHLKLPSGRVHDYRMLVQKNGEGAWSVTGCAGRVGPPGSVTSNLHGGGHAVPMNELLQQWVSDASLVKEIEADAEQFSINVAKHLEQVYGRLCELALDLAIDRKGQIWLLEVNPKPAREVFAQAGEREAYNQAIIKPLEYALWLYRQKKTGKAKNTITNTNNSSSLTHMDGLSKSSTDSA
- a CDS encoding HAD hydrolase-like protein is translated as MAGEKWTKPEAVIFDMDGTLFETDTLLVSVHERLFQTLREEGLYNQPTPPIERLLSCLGMLLEDIWRKVMPDASEAAHRRADELMLRYELEHLEAGEGRLYPQAEEMLRKLKEYGIKLFVASNGLEEYVRGVARFKGIYDLFDGLYSAGEYQTATKVDLVAQLLKDHQIASAWMVGDRSSDVEAGKANGLKVIGCAYASYGRDTELAGADVLIAKLPDIVELLAEA